A DNA window from Helianthus annuus cultivar XRQ/B chromosome 15, HanXRQr2.0-SUNRISE, whole genome shotgun sequence contains the following coding sequences:
- the LOC118487412 gene encoding protein HOMOLOG OF MAMMALIAN LYST-INTERACTING PROTEIN 5-like produces MDEDTDPTEPARGTPTHPIEISDGSSYHGPQYQGPDSFMALFDQHEWYYTPSQQASQQQQQHPRDPSEDPHFEAVTPPPPPATQPVMPDPPRRRRSGARMSTRGGEFHFSTPRHSSSHYPSVPEEGPSSPVQEANSAPVAPSSPPFGDDRPLPPYATAYNPFEPTSQAHYNYNYERNPYVVASRFKLQMADPNGVNSHTSEEDYDNAQVHLTGAQLKALIDNAVQAALDRQYTESNSRCGPFEDHKEQGG; encoded by the exons atggatgaagacacggatcctACAGAACCAGcacgtggtacgcccacgcacccGATTGAGATCTCCGATGGATCTTcctatcatggtccgcagtaccaaggcccagacagcttcaTGGCCTTGTTTGATCAACATGAGTGGTATTATACACCATCTCAACAAGCatcgcagcagcagcaacaacatccaCGAGATCCTTCCGAGGATCCCCACTTCGAGGCAGTGACGCCACCGCCTCCCCCAGCTACTCAGCCAGTAATGCccgatccgccaaggcgtagaagatcaggcgcaagAATGTCTACCCgtggaggggaattccactttagcacccctcgacattcaagTAGCCATTATCCATCCGTACCGGAGGAAGGGCCTTCAAGCCCAGTTCaagaggcgaactccgcaccagttgcgccatcttcgccaccatttggggaCGACCGCCCATTGCCTCCGTACGCAACGGCTTATAACCCGTTTGAGCCAACGTCGCAAGCTCACTACAACTACAATTACGAGCGcaacccatatgtggtagcgtcAAG attcaagttacaaatggCGGATCCTAACGGAGTAAACAGCCATACAAGCGAAGAGGATTACGATAATGCGCAGGTGCATCTGACCGGCGCCCAACTAAAGGCTCTAATTGATAATGCTGTTCAGGCGGCTCTTGACCGTCAATACACCGAGTCCAACAGCAG ATGCGGTCCGTTTGAGGACcataaggagcaaggaggctga